Sequence from the Puntigrus tetrazona isolate hp1 chromosome 11, ASM1883169v1, whole genome shotgun sequence genome:
GACATTATGATTTGCTTACCTTAGGAACATTCCAATGCTAAGCATATCCAAAAACTCAGATTAAAATCTCAAACCTACCTCATGCGACCGGAATTTTGTGTTATCCAGTTTGCGAACAGCGTAGGTCATGTCTTCTTTGCGAACAAACTCCACCACCCCAGTTCCATCTCGGAAAACGTCAGCATAACATACATCACCTGCTTCGCGCATGTGATCCTTCAGATCCTGCCAGCTGCCACTCGGTGGAAGCCCTGGAATCAAACCCAGCGGTCAATACAACGTCAAACGATTCTGAAGTTAAAAGCCGCGATGCGAACATACCCGATACGATCACTCTGTACTCTGAACGTCTGGAGGGGGGTCCATATCTGCCCCTAGGAGCACCGCCGcctccaccaccacctcctccgCCGCCGCCACCACCGCCAAAACCTCCTCTCCCGCTCCTGGGAAACTCCACCCGAAGACGATAGCCATCATAATCATACCCATCGCGGGCATAGACGGCATCTTCTGCATCTCTGGAGGAAACAGCAGGAAAGCATGCAAATACCAATCTGGCATGAAATACCGGTCAGTGTGGCTAGAGGTCGCCCTGAGTTAAACTACAAGCAACTAATAACCAGCTAGTTAGAGGTTAGAAGTTGACTAAATGCATAAAAGGTCAGTCCTAAACAGTCATTTATAGAAAAACCTTAGTGAAAGTACAgtagttcaaaaaaaaaaaaaaaaaNNNNNNNNNNNNNNNNNNNNNNNNNNNNNNNNNNNNNNNNNNNNNNNNNNNNNNNNNNNNNNNNNNNNNNNNNNNNNNNNNNNNNNNNNNNNNNNNNNNNtatatatataatagcaaatttctgaaggatcatgagatTGTAATGAGATGagattgtaaaaatatttcacaaaattaatattactgttattactttGCTATgacttcaaataaatactggtcaaataaatgtagcgAGCATAAGAGGCTCTTACCAAACTAAAATCTTAAAAGATGTGAAACACTGCATGTTATAAtagttaacaaataaatatacatttttacatcttCCGATTAATGTACAGCATTTGTACTGGAACATGcaatcataaaaaacaaaaaaactaaaaaaaggtttgaaacaTGACATGTTTATATGatgtgaaactgaaataaactatGATTGCAcggtttttgtgttttgatgtaGTTAAGATTGGCATCAAACTTCTTAGAAGAGCTCTAGAAAGGGATTGCTTCTACTATCCCTTTTATCCCCTGTGCTCCGAACCACAGCCCGATCGCCTTGATTTAACCGGGAGTCATGCAGAGGTGACCTTTTGAACCTAAAAGTGTGGGAATTACCGATGATAAATCCTGTGAAGTGTCTTTACCTCGAAAGGCAACATTCACCAATCTAAGTTTCTCATCAGTGCTGAAAGAGATGGGCTGGGAGAGGGTTTTATCTCCTATAGTCAGCTCCTTTTAAGGTAAAACAGACCTCTGGCTTTCCCTATGTTCTGCAAGAGGAAGTCTTTTCCTAAATGTAGGATTTGCCTccatttgtgtatgtatgtgtgttcaGCAGAGGGTTCAGTTCAATCCAATTAGGTTTTACTTCATTAGGTGTTTCTCTAACTTTGGAATCCTCGAGGTTGATTTTTATGTAACAGaactttttattatgtaaaggTCACATTAAATTTGCCTATCTTCGTTTCTTACTTAATTTTTGCTGCTCCTTAAATTCCCTGGatgttgtgttttcattgtcTTAGAACCAgactttaaatgctaaaatccatcataaaaatattctcacattccaaataataatatgattaatttGAAAACGGAGTTCAAAAACGACTGActtgaatttaatttcaaaatgttttgtttgatatggtatcaaatcaaattagttttattgtCACATCACTTGTGAGCAGAATATAGTtgcattatgtgttttatatattattgtttacaCTTCccatattaaattaatgtttttatttcaaacatttcctttgtaaaatgatgcaaaacgtgcaaaatcatcatttaattgTGCAAACACACAGAATGCTAGGTGAAAATTTGCCTTATTTACTTACAGCCTTATAGCCTTTATTGCAAAAACTACAGTAATGCCACAAAATGCTACACTGTTACAANNNNNNNNNNNNNNTCAAAATGGCGATGACGCATAAGGAGCCGGCAAAGGTATAACCAAAACATCTGCATATgatttagtttacatttaaacGATATACTTACATTTCACAGTTTTATAGTCATGAAGCACTGTCAGCACATCTCACACTACAGAGTTTGTCATATTTAAAGCACCGTAATAGCAATGTTTAGCTTGACTAAAAGTGCCTGCTGGGAGAGTCTCT
This genomic interval carries:
- the LOC122353775 gene encoding serine/arginine-rich splicing factor 1A-like gives rise to the protein MEANPTFRKRLPLAEHRESQRLVFACFPAVSSRDAEDAVYARDGYDYDGYRLRVEFPRSGRGGFGGGGGGGGGGGGGGGAPRGRYGPPSRRSEYRVIVSGLPPSGSWQDLKDHMREAGDVCYADVFRDGTGVVEFVRKEDMTYAVRKLDNTKFRSHEGETAYIRVRVDGPRSPSYGRSRSRSRSRSRSRSRSNNRSRSYSPRRSRGSPQYSPRHSRSRSRS